The following proteins come from a genomic window of Elgaria multicarinata webbii isolate HBS135686 ecotype San Diego chromosome 10, rElgMul1.1.pri, whole genome shotgun sequence:
- the SHISA3 gene encoding protein shisa-3 homolog → MLASGARGGGGRRATETPRRRPEQRAARTAMGTEWLRCVLMGCCLAWRWGSSAQKAAAAAAAGLGGGEYCHGWVDAHGRAFDGFLCPERFDTPDATICCGSCALRYCCAAAEARLQQGGCTNDREPEQPAGSAQPIYVPFLIVGSIFVAFIFVGSFVAVYCCTCLRPKQTLQQPIRFSLRSYQMETLPMILSSTSLRTPSRQSSSATSTSCTAGSLRRFSFGRPESGYVVASSPPPYTAGCLQMGPSINLSQPSGFLVSAPYFSYPLDSESSLTGKSVPDLSQS, encoded by the exons ATGCTCGCTAGCGGGgcacgcggcggcggcggcaggagggcGACTGAGACTCCGCGGCGGCGTCCCGAGCAGAGGGCAGCGCGCACGGCCATGGGCACCGAGTGGCTGCGCTGCGTCCTGATGGGCTGCTGCTTGGCGTGGCGCTGGGGCAGCAGCGCgcagaaggcggcggcggcggcggcggcggggctggGCGGCGGCGAGTACTGCCACGGCTGGGTGGACGCGCACGGCAGGGCCTTCGACGGCTTCCTCTGCCCGGAGCGCTTCGACACGCCCGACGCCACCATCTGCTGCGGCTCGTGCGCCCTGCGCTATTGCTGCGCCGCCGCCGAGGCGCGCTTGCAGCAAGGCGGCTGCACCAACGACCGCGAGCCGGAGCAGCCGGCTGGGAGCGCCC AACCAATCTACGTACCATTTCTCATCGTTGGATCCATATTTGTCGCCTTCATTTTTGTGGGTTCCTTCGTTGCCGTTTATTGTTGTACATGTTTAAGGCCGAAGCAAACATTGCAGCAGCCAATAAGATTCTCTCTTCGAAGCTACCAGATGGAGACTTTACCAATGATCTTGTCCTCCACTAGCCTGAGGACTCCATCAAGACAATCCAGTAGTGCCACCAGCACCAGTTGTACTGCTGGCTCTCTCCGCAGGTTTTCCTTTGGCAGGCCAGAATCTGGGTACGTTGTGGCATCTTCACCTCCCCCTTACACAGCAGGCTGTTTACAAATGGGGCCTTCTATCAACCTCTCTCAACCATCTGGATTTTTGGTATCTGCACCCTATTTCTCATATCCTCTTGACTCGGAGTCATCTCTGActgggaagagcgttccagatcTTAGCCAGAGCTGA